One stretch of Pyrenophora tritici-repentis strain M4 chromosome 4, whole genome shotgun sequence DNA includes these proteins:
- a CDS encoding Drf-FH1 multi-domain protein — translation MHASTIAAILAFTAGMSVNAAPVVGPQVISNTQPTELHTILGHAEADHKVSELAIDEVNTQPLTTRDPEARIGKGGAAKGIAGGIGAIADGLTISSIIGGQQQQKRDARIGKSGAAKGVGGGLGALADVVTIGGLIGGQQQQKRDARIGKSGAAKGVGGGLGALADVVTIGGLIGGQQQQKRDARIGKSGAAKGVGGGLGALADVVTIGGLIGGQQQQKRDARIGKSGAAKGVGGGLGALADIVTIGGLIGGQQQQKRDARIGKSGAAKGVGGGLGALADVVTIGGLIGGQQQQKREARVAKNFGNAAKGIGGGVGAIADVVTIGGLIGGQQKRDGEVAQPVARGERKVIGKAPEVEVGCISSELGCTHRIIGAQ, via the exons ATGCACGCTTCCACCATCGCAGCTATCTTGGCATTCACTGCTGGCATGAGTGTCAACGCCGCGCCGGTCGTCGGTCCCCAAGTCATTTCCAACACCCAGCCCACTGAGCTTCATACGATCCTTGGCCATGCTGAAGCTGACCACAAAGT GAGCGAGCTCGCCATCGACGAAGTTAACACCCAGCCGCTTACAACGAGGGACCCCGAGGCTCGCATTGGCAAGGGAGGAGCTGCTAAGGGTATCGCTGGTGGCATTGGTGCCATCGCTGATGGCCTCACTATCAGTTCAATCATTGGAGGACAGCAACAGCAAAAGAGAGACGCCCGCATCGGAAAGAGTGGTGCTGCCAAGGGTGTTGGTGGCGGTCTCGGTGCCCTCGCTGATGTAGTCACCATTGGCGGACTTATTGGAGGTCAGCAGCAGCAAAAGAGAGACGCCCGCATCGGAAAGAGTGGTGCTGCCAAGGGTGTTGGTGGCGGTCTCGGTGCCCTCGCTGATGTAGTCACCATTGGCGGACTTATTGGAGGTCAGCAGCAGCAAAAGAGAGACGCCCGCATCGGAAAGAGTGGTGCTGCCAAGGGTGTTGGTGGCGGTCTCGGTGCCCTCGCTGATGTAGTCACCATTGGCGGACTTATTGGAGGTCAGCAGCAGCAAAAGAGAGACGCCCGCATCGGAAAGAGTGGTGCTGCCAAGGGTGTCGGTGGCGGTCTCGGTGCCCTCGCTGATATAGTCACCATTGGCGGACTTATTGGAGGTCAGCAACAGCAGAAGAGAGACGCCCGCATCGGAAAGAGTGGTGCTGCTAAGGGTGTTGGTGGCGGTCTCGGTGCCCTCGCTGATGTAGTCACCATTGGCGGACTTATTGGAGGTCAGCAACAGCAAAAGAGGGAAGCACGTGTAGCTAAGAACTTCGGCAACGCAGCAAAGGGCATCGGTGGTGGTGTCGGTGCCATCGCTGATGTAGTCACCATTGGCGGACTCATTGGAGGTCAGCAAAAGAGAGACGGCGAGGTAGCTCAGCCAGTAGCGAGGGGAGAGCGCAAGGTGATCGGAAAAGCCCCAGAGGTCGAGGTCGGATGTATCTCTAGCGAGTTGGGATGCACCCACCGGATCATCGGCGCTCAGTAA